In Nitrospirota bacterium, a genomic segment contains:
- a CDS encoding isocitrate/isopropylmalate dehydrogenase family protein, with translation MYKITLIPGDGVGPEITNATRRVLDVTGVPIDWQVHEAGSEAFKRHGTALPESVIASIRENKVALKGPVTTPVGKGFRSINVTLRQTLDLYSCLRPCRSFKGAKTRYENIDLVIVRENTEDLYAGIEFEKGSSNALNLIEFIEEWTGKKIREDSGISIKPISVYGTERIVRFAFEYARKNKRKKVTAVHKANIMKYSDGLFLEVSREVAKRYTDIEFEDRIVDNMCMQLVSKPELYDVLVLPNLYGDIVSDLAAGLIGGLGLAPGANIGDDIAVFEPTHGSAPKYKGLNKMNPFAMMLSGAMMLKHIGERDSGERLESAIASVIREGRSLTYDMLPTPDDPTAVGTSDVADAVIEKLKS, from the coding sequence CGATGTAACTGGGGTCCCTATCGACTGGCAGGTGCATGAGGCAGGTAGTGAGGCGTTTAAGAGGCATGGCACAGCCCTTCCCGAATCCGTTATAGCTTCCATCAGGGAAAACAAGGTTGCCCTCAAAGGGCCTGTTACAACGCCAGTGGGAAAAGGCTTTAGAAGCATTAATGTTACCCTGAGGCAGACACTTGACCTTTACTCCTGCCTAAGACCTTGCAGGAGCTTTAAGGGAGCAAAAACGCGGTATGAAAATATAGACCTCGTAATCGTAAGGGAAAACACAGAAGACCTTTATGCAGGCATAGAGTTTGAAAAAGGCTCAAGCAACGCTTTAAACCTTATAGAATTTATAGAAGAGTGGACAGGTAAAAAGATAAGGGAGGACTCTGGAATAAGCATAAAGCCAATCTCGGTCTATGGCACAGAGAGAATCGTGAGGTTTGCATTCGAATATGCAAGGAAAAACAAAAGGAAAAAGGTAACTGCCGTTCACAAGGCAAATATAATGAAATACTCGGATGGTCTTTTCCTCGAGGTCTCAAGAGAAGTGGCAAAGAGATATACGGATATAGAGTTCGAAGACAGGATTGTAGATAACATGTGCATGCAGTTGGTTTCTAAGCCTGAGCTTTACGATGTCTTAGTGCTTCCCAATCTTTATGGAGACATCGTCTCTGACCTTGCCGCAGGGCTTATTGGAGGACTTGGGCTTGCCCCGGGTGCAAATATCGGTGATGACATAGCAGTATTCGAGCCAACACACGGAAGTGCGCCAAAATATAAGGGCTTGAACAAGATGAATCCATTTGCTATGATGCTATCAGGAGCTATGATGTTAAAACACATTGGTGAAAGAGATTCGGGAGAAAGGCTTGAGTCTGCCATTGCATCGGTTATCAGAGAGGGCAGGTCCCTTACATATGACATGTTGCCCACACCAGATGACCCAACTGCAGTAGGCACATCCGATGTGGCAGATGCAGTTATAGAGAAATTAAAAAGCTGA